From a region of the Fibrobacter sp. UWR4 genome:
- a CDS encoding nucleotidyl transferase AbiEii/AbiGii toxin family protein encodes MENFRNVEELLAWIVDFFAVKFGNSAILKGGMSLRLMHSPRFTNDVDYIFIPFDSKKDVKTIIEDELSKINGLKFESSLNSKALRILISFGNQQAQIEISAEKDCPSIPMSSSLLSTPYGRPARIIRVMEPSIAFAHKIAAWNERGLMRDLYDVYQYDALFGLAPDTDVLQKRLKNARSYANVVAAKNMLSLIEKLQAFAKELKEVSFDELKPLLAEEDLAGLLYRMRPSILSLCEKLGNSVQSRKK; translated from the coding sequence ATGGAAAACTTTAGGAATGTTGAAGAACTGCTTGCCTGGATCGTTGATTTCTTTGCCGTAAAATTTGGAAATTCCGCAATTCTCAAAGGTGGAATGTCTTTGCGACTAATGCATAGTCCAAGGTTCACGAACGATGTGGATTACATCTTCATTCCCTTTGATTCCAAAAAAGATGTCAAGACAATAATAGAAGATGAACTATCCAAAATTAATGGATTGAAGTTTGAAAGCTCACTGAATTCTAAGGCACTTAGGATTCTCATAAGTTTTGGAAACCAACAGGCTCAGATAGAAATTTCTGCCGAAAAGGATTGTCCGTCAATTCCCATGTCTTCTTCGCTTTTAAGCACTCCTTACGGCAGGCCGGCAAGAATCATTCGGGTGATGGAACCGTCTATTGCATTCGCTCATAAAATCGCTGCGTGGAATGAACGAGGCCTAATGCGCGACTTGTATGACGTGTATCAGTATGATGCCCTATTTGGGTTGGCGCCAGATACGGATGTTTTGCAGAAACGACTGAAAAACGCACGTTCTTACGCCAATGTGGTTGCCGCAAAAAATATGTTGTCGTTGATTGAAAAACTACAGGCCTTTGCTAAGGAGCTTAAGGAGGTTTCTTTTGATGAACTAAAGCCTCTGCTTGCCGAAGAAGATTTGGCTGGGCTTTTGTATAGAATGCGACCGTCCATCTTGTCGCTTTGCGAAAAGTTGGGAAATTCCGTGCAATCGAGGAAGAAATAG